Proteins encoded in a region of the Isosphaeraceae bacterium EP7 genome:
- a CDS encoding dolichyl-phosphate-mannose-protein mannosyltransferase, with the protein MDRVDSRWKPGLLTLIVAAALLLRLGLLAMQSGRPMEDPDNYLPLARSLAEGRGLSLNGRATAYRPPLYPLVLAPLVAGLGDRLSWGVAALHLALGAGTVLLTNRAALGMGLSPSRALVAASLVAFDPVLAVQCRSVMTETLAALLVACSLAATTRPGLRGGFLGGVAFGLSALCRPSLLPGAALVTCASAALGPGDLRARLARSTAMALATMLTIAPWAARNLAAVGEPVFTTTHGGYTLALANNPAYYAEVVDGPPGSVWSGPGQADWFGQITAATYHMTEPQADRWLRASALATIRADPRAFARSAVAREGRFWGLAPSGAVYPWHLRIATGLWTLPFWLAAATGLRRPGLRSWPSAAAPLVAVALACVHAAYWTDLRMRAPIVPALALVAAGARLPRRAEKNSEFRRISGCKNS; encoded by the coding sequence ATGGATCGCGTCGACTCACGCTGGAAACCCGGCCTTCTCACCCTCATCGTCGCGGCGGCCCTGCTGCTGCGGTTGGGCCTCCTCGCGATGCAATCGGGCCGGCCGATGGAGGACCCCGATAACTACCTCCCGCTGGCCCGCAGCCTGGCCGAAGGGCGTGGCCTCAGCCTGAACGGTCGTGCGACGGCCTATCGCCCGCCGCTCTATCCCCTGGTGCTGGCGCCGCTGGTTGCCGGGCTCGGAGATCGGCTGTCCTGGGGCGTGGCCGCATTGCACCTGGCTCTCGGCGCGGGGACGGTTTTGCTGACGAACCGGGCCGCCCTCGGGATGGGGTTGTCGCCGTCTCGCGCGCTGGTCGCCGCGTCGCTGGTGGCCTTCGATCCGGTGCTCGCCGTCCAATGCCGGTCGGTGATGACGGAGACCCTCGCGGCTCTCCTGGTGGCCTGCAGCCTGGCGGCGACAACGCGCCCGGGCCTTCGCGGCGGATTCCTCGGCGGCGTCGCGTTCGGCCTCTCGGCGCTCTGCCGGCCGAGCCTCCTGCCGGGCGCGGCGCTAGTGACTTGTGCATCCGCGGCCCTCGGGCCCGGCGACCTCCGGGCGCGATTGGCACGCTCGACGGCGATGGCTCTGGCCACGATGCTGACCATCGCCCCGTGGGCGGCCCGGAATCTGGCGGCGGTGGGCGAGCCCGTCTTCACGACGACGCATGGCGGCTACACCCTGGCCCTGGCGAACAACCCTGCGTATTACGCCGAAGTGGTGGACGGGCCCCCCGGCTCCGTCTGGTCGGGGCCGGGCCAGGCGGACTGGTTCGGGCAGATTACCGCGGCAACGTATCATATGACGGAACCCCAGGCCGATCGCTGGCTGCGTGCCTCGGCCCTGGCGACGATCCGGGCGGATCCCCGGGCGTTCGCCAGGTCTGCGGTGGCTCGCGAGGGGCGGTTCTGGGGGCTGGCACCATCCGGGGCCGTCTATCCATGGCACTTGCGCATCGCGACGGGGCTGTGGACCCTGCCGTTCTGGCTCGCGGCGGCCACGGGGCTGCGGCGCCCCGGGCTGCGATCGTGGCCATCGGCGGCGGCCCCGCTGGTCGCCGTTGCGTTGGCGTGCGTGCATGCGGCTTATTGGACCGACCTGCGGATGAGGGCGCCGATCGTCCCCGCCCTGGCGCTCGTGGCGGCCGGCGCGAGGCTCCCCAGGAGGGCGGAAAAGAATTCCGAATTTCGGCGAATTTCCGGGTGCAAGAACTCCTGA
- a CDS encoding uracil-DNA glycosylase has product MPDPWADERVRLIRATRQRLESLRRAGLDWLPIPALPAAIDRPARVVRVEVVTASPPKPTIPSVTPMAAAIPKPAPIVPPRGPSTAAPSLLPAGSAPLLLPGSLFEESSIGGVDLPPAGRIEALRALAAEVAVCQRCPILASTRTQTVFGVGDPSARLMFVGEAPGADEDRTGEPFVGRSGALLTDMITKGMGLGRDQVYIANILKSRPPENRNPTPEEVSNCLPFLERQMEIVRPEFLCLLGKTAASTLLQTALPMTRLRGKWHRYRGIPTIVTFHPSYLLRSPEHKRDAWEDLKMLMQAMGIQAPARK; this is encoded by the coding sequence TTGCCTGATCCGTGGGCCGATGAGCGTGTGCGACTGATCCGGGCGACTCGCCAGCGGCTGGAGTCGCTCCGCCGCGCGGGGCTCGACTGGCTTCCCATCCCCGCGCTGCCCGCGGCCATCGATCGACCCGCGCGGGTAGTCCGCGTCGAAGTCGTCACCGCGTCCCCCCCCAAACCCACCATCCCGTCGGTCACTCCCATGGCGGCTGCCATCCCCAAACCGGCGCCGATCGTTCCCCCCAGGGGTCCGAGCACGGCGGCCCCGAGCCTTTTGCCGGCGGGGAGTGCTCCACTGCTGCTGCCCGGTTCGTTGTTCGAGGAGTCGAGCATTGGTGGCGTCGACCTGCCGCCGGCCGGACGGATCGAGGCCCTGCGAGCGCTGGCGGCCGAGGTCGCCGTCTGCCAGCGTTGCCCGATCCTGGCCTCGACACGAACCCAAACTGTCTTCGGCGTCGGCGACCCGTCGGCGCGGCTGATGTTCGTCGGCGAGGCGCCCGGGGCGGACGAGGATCGCACCGGGGAGCCCTTCGTGGGTCGTTCCGGGGCCCTGCTCACCGACATGATCACGAAGGGGATGGGCCTGGGACGAGATCAGGTCTACATCGCCAACATCTTGAAGTCGAGGCCGCCGGAGAACCGGAACCCGACCCCCGAGGAGGTGTCCAACTGCCTTCCCTTCCTGGAGCGGCAGATGGAGATCGTCAGGCCCGAGTTCCTCTGCCTTCTGGGAAAGACGGCCGCCTCGACCTTGCTCCAGACAGCCTTGCCCATGACCCGATTGCGCGGCAAGTGGCACCGATACCGGGGAATCCCGACGATCGTCACCTTTCACCCGTCATACTTGCTTCGTTCGCCCGAGCACAAGCGCGACGCCTGGGAAGACCTGAAGATGCTGATGCAAGCGATGGGCATCCAGGCCCCCGCCCGCAAGTGA
- a CDS encoding RNA-binding protein, producing the protein MAKKLYVGNLTYDTTEDNLVELFSEFGEVLSAQIIIDRDTNRSKGFGFVEMASGADEAANGLNGQDFRGRNLTVNEARPREPRPGGGGGGYGGGGGYGGGGSGGGGYGGGYGGGGGGRGGYGGGRGGNGGGSGGGGYGGGYGGGGGGRY; encoded by the coding sequence GTGGCCAAGAAGCTCTATGTCGGTAACCTGACGTACGACACGACGGAAGATAATCTGGTTGAGCTGTTCAGCGAATTCGGCGAGGTCCTTTCGGCGCAGATCATCATCGACCGGGACACGAACCGCTCCAAGGGCTTCGGGTTCGTCGAGATGGCCAGCGGCGCCGACGAGGCGGCCAACGGCCTCAATGGCCAGGACTTCCGCGGCCGTAATCTGACCGTCAACGAAGCCCGTCCGCGCGAGCCCCGTCCGGGCGGCGGCGGTGGTGGTTACGGCGGTGGCGGTGGCTACGGCGGCGGTGGTAGTGGCGGTGGCGGCTATGGCGGCGGCTACGGCGGCGGCGGAGGCGGCCGTGGTGGTTACGGCGGCGGCCGTGGCGGCAACGGTGGTGGCAGCGGCGGCGGTGGCTATGGTGGCGGTTATGGCGGCGGCGGTGGCGGCCGTTATTGA
- a CDS encoding HEAT repeat domain-containing protein yields MTARREGFGRRAIAGLLGLIPALGLIDVAGGDVISLKSGGSVRGKVLPDPENTKTVTILMERGKTPLSFRKEQVVSVSPEPSILDEYLPRRLAVAESSRAEDQYDLAAWCQGHKLPDLAQVHYQATIKLDPGHDEAHRQLGHAQVGDRWLTRDELRQVQGMVKHKGKWITAEEKDRQEADAGARSQEASWSRRLKILHAAIVDGGEPRRTEAEQQLREIRDENAVRPLLRAFGAESTAIRSLLVRVLGEIPGSRAGTALVEGFLHEDDAEVRQSAMTEIARRKDAGSIPRLSNALRSRDVRVVNRAAWALGNLKATSALQRLIGALTTVEEQVVWMPTGQAPPPSSVGVIGAVAPAPASVGGFQGGLSGGGSYALLTPPVVAPGAVAFGAAAMPLGPTADFGYNGAMSAGKGPMPVSVPYVNRNVEVREALIKLTGQDFGFDAQAWRRWIATSFRPEVAPARSVPQP; encoded by the coding sequence ATGACAGCGCGACGCGAGGGATTCGGGCGGAGGGCCATCGCCGGGTTGCTGGGCCTGATCCCGGCTCTCGGGTTGATCGACGTTGCCGGAGGCGATGTCATCTCGCTGAAGAGCGGAGGCTCGGTCCGAGGGAAGGTCTTGCCCGACCCCGAGAACACCAAGACGGTGACGATTCTGATGGAGCGGGGCAAGACCCCGCTCTCGTTCCGGAAGGAGCAGGTGGTCTCGGTCTCGCCCGAGCCGAGCATCCTCGACGAATACCTGCCCAGGCGACTTGCGGTCGCCGAATCGTCGAGGGCCGAAGACCAGTACGACCTGGCGGCCTGGTGCCAGGGCCACAAACTGCCCGATTTAGCCCAGGTGCACTACCAGGCCACGATCAAGCTCGACCCCGGCCACGACGAGGCGCACCGGCAGTTGGGCCATGCGCAGGTCGGTGATCGCTGGCTCACCCGAGACGAGCTCCGGCAGGTTCAGGGGATGGTCAAGCACAAGGGAAAATGGATCACCGCCGAGGAGAAGGACCGGCAGGAGGCCGACGCCGGGGCGCGATCACAGGAAGCGTCGTGGTCGCGGCGGCTGAAGATCTTGCATGCGGCGATCGTCGACGGCGGTGAGCCGAGGCGGACCGAGGCCGAGCAGCAGCTCCGCGAGATCCGCGACGAGAACGCGGTCCGCCCCCTTCTCAGGGCTTTCGGAGCCGAGTCGACAGCGATCCGCTCGCTCCTGGTCCGCGTGCTGGGTGAGATCCCGGGCAGCCGTGCGGGGACCGCGCTGGTCGAAGGCTTCCTGCACGAGGACGATGCGGAGGTCCGCCAGTCGGCGATGACCGAGATCGCGCGTCGGAAGGACGCCGGCTCGATCCCCAGACTTAGCAATGCCCTCCGCTCTCGCGACGTCCGGGTCGTGAATCGGGCGGCCTGGGCCCTCGGCAATCTGAAGGCAACCTCCGCGCTTCAGCGTTTGATCGGGGCCCTGACGACGGTCGAGGAGCAAGTCGTCTGGATGCCCACGGGCCAGGCGCCGCCACCGTCGAGCGTCGGTGTGATCGGTGCGGTCGCGCCGGCCCCTGCGTCGGTGGGCGGGTTCCAGGGGGGCCTCTCCGGGGGCGGGTCATACGCGTTGCTGACTCCCCCCGTGGTCGCCCCGGGCGCCGTCGCCTTCGGCGCGGCGGCGATGCCACTCGGCCCGACGGCCGACTTCGGATACAACGGGGCGATGTCGGCCGGTAAAGGGCCGATGCCCGTCTCCGTGCCTTACGTGAACCGCAATGTCGAGGTGCGCGAGGCCCTGATCAAGCTGACGGGGCAGGACTTCGGCTTCGACGCCCAGGCCTGGCGCCGCTGGATTGCCACGTCCTTCCGCCCCGAGGTCGCGCCCGCACGCAGCGTCCCCCAGCCCTGA
- a CDS encoding serine/threonine-protein kinase — translation MPEMEIDGQALLENAERIGLIDRDQAYEARIDAEDGSLKAVSSVLLRRGNITSWQLDRLKKGEFSGFFYGGCKVLFHIAEGSFARVYRGVKVHGGQPVAIKVLRQRFAADPAAVGRFIKEAEAGIRLVHDNIVRIYEYGESDKAYYMTMEYVEGSNLRDFLRIRGNIGEAQALPLILGLSRGLQHSQSIGITHRDIKGTNILIASNGISKLVDFGLATIEDDKKMATAHGQRTVDYSALERTCASPKGDPRSDIFFLGCVFYQMITGQLPLPEIETKDPLAKMLKRGINSIKPLSEQRHAPSGELSRIIEKMMKVDLKQRYQSMDGVVADLEAYIASKPDAAPSTAPGQTPRARVKVEEELPPDEESFESPLYGDDDDEDDALPQESRPESFEVKAIRPKTLLCVEFQEEIRDAFRKTFAKMGYKVLLVNDPERAVERHQEARPDALVFDADGFGSSALDSFFAMHGKAREEGRDFVAVVLLGPKQKALAAKIPEEAGLIVLVKPLKMREIVDSVVQLAPVV, via the coding sequence ATGCCCGAAATGGAAATCGACGGACAGGCCCTGCTCGAGAACGCCGAGCGCATCGGGCTCATCGACCGCGACCAGGCCTACGAAGCCCGGATCGACGCCGAGGATGGCTCGCTGAAGGCCGTCAGCAGCGTGCTCCTGCGCCGCGGGAACATCACCAGCTGGCAGCTCGACCGCCTCAAGAAGGGGGAGTTCTCGGGCTTCTTCTACGGCGGCTGCAAGGTCCTCTTCCACATCGCGGAGGGGAGCTTCGCTCGGGTCTATCGCGGCGTCAAGGTCCACGGCGGCCAGCCCGTCGCCATCAAGGTGCTCCGCCAGCGGTTCGCCGCCGACCCCGCGGCGGTCGGCCGGTTCATCAAGGAGGCCGAGGCCGGCATCCGGCTGGTGCACGACAATATCGTGCGCATCTACGAATATGGGGAGAGCGACAAGGCGTATTACATGACCATGGAATACGTCGAGGGGTCCAATCTCAGGGACTTCCTCCGTATCCGCGGCAACATCGGCGAGGCCCAGGCCCTCCCCCTCATCCTCGGGCTCTCCCGCGGCCTCCAGCACTCGCAGAGCATCGGCATCACCCATCGCGATATCAAGGGGACCAACATCCTCATCGCGTCCAACGGCATCTCCAAGCTCGTCGACTTCGGCCTGGCGACCATCGAAGACGACAAGAAGATGGCCACCGCCCACGGCCAGCGAACGGTCGACTACTCGGCCCTGGAACGCACCTGCGCCAGCCCTAAGGGCGACCCGCGCTCCGACATCTTCTTCCTGGGCTGCGTCTTCTACCAGATGATTACCGGCCAGCTCCCGCTGCCCGAGATCGAGACCAAGGACCCGCTGGCCAAGATGCTCAAGCGGGGCATCAACTCGATCAAGCCCCTGAGCGAGCAGCGTCACGCCCCCTCGGGCGAGCTCAGCCGGATCATCGAGAAGATGATGAAGGTCGACCTCAAGCAGCGTTACCAGAGCATGGACGGGGTCGTCGCCGACCTTGAGGCCTACATCGCCTCGAAACCGGATGCCGCCCCCTCGACGGCCCCCGGCCAAACACCCCGTGCCAGGGTCAAGGTCGAGGAGGAGTTGCCGCCCGATGAGGAGTCGTTCGAGTCACCCCTCTATGGCGATGACGACGACGAGGACGACGCGCTGCCCCAGGAATCAAGGCCAGAGAGCTTCGAGGTCAAGGCCATCCGGCCGAAGACCCTCCTCTGCGTCGAGTTCCAGGAAGAAATCCGCGACGCCTTCCGCAAGACGTTCGCCAAGATGGGCTACAAGGTTCTGCTCGTCAACGACCCCGAGCGTGCCGTCGAGCGCCACCAAGAAGCCAGACCCGACGCGCTCGTCTTCGACGCCGACGGATTCGGCTCCAGCGCCCTCGATTCATTCTTTGCCATGCACGGGAAGGCCCGCGAGGAAGGGCGAGACTTCGTCGCCGTCGTCCTGCTCGGTCCCAAGCAGAAGGCCCTCGCGGCCAAGATCCCCGAGGAAGCCGGCCTGATCGTCCTGGTCAAGCCGCTCAAGATGCGCGAGATCGTCGACTCCGTCGTCCAGCTCGCCCCGGTCGTCTAG
- a CDS encoding MogA/MoaB family molybdenum cofactor biosynthesis protein: MTSESVRQHQAEAPRQLTVAVITVSDTRTIDTDTSGSLIVDLLKAVGHHVVGREIVPDQPDKISNLLSHYGQRPDVDAVLITGGTGISSRDLTFETVSALLTKPLPGYGELFRMLSYAEIGAATILSRAVGGLMDATVVLVMPGSRAAVELAMSKIIIPELPHLVREARK, from the coding sequence ATGACCAGTGAATCTGTCCGGCAGCATCAGGCCGAGGCACCCAGGCAATTAACCGTCGCCGTCATCACCGTATCCGATACCAGGACCATCGACACCGACACCTCGGGCAGCCTCATCGTCGATCTCCTGAAAGCGGTCGGTCACCACGTTGTCGGCCGCGAAATCGTCCCGGATCAGCCCGACAAGATAAGCAACCTCCTGAGCCATTATGGCCAGCGACCCGACGTTGACGCCGTGCTCATCACGGGCGGGACGGGGATCAGCTCGCGCGACCTGACCTTCGAGACGGTCTCGGCGCTTCTGACCAAGCCGCTCCCCGGTTACGGAGAACTCTTCCGCATGCTGAGCTACGCCGAGATCGGGGCCGCCACCATCCTCAGCAGGGCCGTGGGCGGCCTGATGGACGCGACCGTCGTGCTCGTGATGCCCGGCTCTCGGGCGGCTGTGGAACTCGCGATGTCGAAAATCATCATCCCCGAACTCCCTCACCTCGTCCGTGAGGCTCGCAAGTAA